The Streptomyces nitrosporeus genome includes a window with the following:
- a CDS encoding GNAT family N-acetyltransferase produces the protein MPEEAGGLTGERAGGPAGSGPAGERSVGPAGERAGGPVAVGGEPRASGGFVLRPWRAEDVAAVLRAFAPKEMSRQSGGRPVTTPAEARDWITGRERERAAGTAFTWAVVRGGEPLGSVSVSAVDRVHGSGWVSYWTTGTARGTGVATAGVRALARWAFDELGLYRLELGHRTDNPASCAVARRAGFPAEGIERAKLRYRDTRYDVERHARLATDYVNWG, from the coding sequence ATGCCGGAAGAGGCCGGCGGCCTCACGGGGGAGCGGGCCGGTGGTCCGGCGGGGAGCGGTCCGGCAGGGGAGCGGTCCGTCGGCCCGGCGGGGGAGCGGGCCGGTGGTCCGGTGGCGGTGGGCGGCGAGCCGCGCGCATCCGGGGGGTTCGTGCTGCGGCCCTGGCGGGCGGAGGACGTGGCCGCTGTGCTGCGGGCCTTCGCCCCGAAGGAGATGTCCCGGCAGTCGGGCGGCCGCCCGGTCACCACCCCGGCCGAGGCGCGGGACTGGATCACCGGCCGCGAGCGGGAGCGCGCGGCCGGCACCGCCTTCACCTGGGCCGTCGTCCGGGGCGGGGAGCCCCTCGGGAGCGTGTCCGTGTCCGCCGTGGACAGGGTCCACGGATCCGGCTGGGTGTCCTACTGGACCACCGGGACCGCACGCGGCACCGGGGTGGCCACGGCCGGTGTGCGGGCCCTCGCCCGCTGGGCCTTCGACGAGCTCGGGCTGTACCGGCTGGAACTCGGACACCGGACGGACAACCCGGCCTCCTGCGCGGTGGCCCGCCGGGCCGGCTTCCCGGCGGAAGGCATCGAACGGGCGAAACTGCGCTACAGGGACACCCGGTACGACGTGGAGCGGCACGCCCGTCTCGCCACCGATTATGTCAACTGGGGTTGA
- a CDS encoding Clp protease N-terminal domain-containing protein, whose translation MFERFTQAARATVTGAVTHAEQAGADSVTEEHLLLSLLDQRDGRSAFAVTALGLTDRRASLEAALGEARRRGGLTKADTEALAGIGVDVDEIVARIEGAHGEGALAADRSGRRRRQGRRPFTGGAKKILEKSLRVALGRGDRFIGEEHILLALTASPGIVADALADHGATYAAVERALYGTGGEGRAEAG comes from the coding sequence ATGTTCGAGCGATTCACCCAGGCGGCTCGTGCCACGGTGACCGGGGCGGTGACCCATGCCGAGCAGGCCGGCGCGGACTCGGTGACCGAGGAACACCTGCTGTTGTCCTTGCTGGACCAGCGGGACGGCAGGTCGGCCTTCGCCGTCACCGCGCTGGGGCTCACCGACCGCCGGGCGTCGCTGGAGGCGGCGCTCGGAGAGGCCCGCCGGCGTGGCGGCCTGACCAAGGCGGACACGGAAGCGCTCGCCGGTATCGGGGTCGACGTCGACGAGATCGTGGCCCGGATCGAGGGGGCGCACGGGGAGGGGGCCCTCGCCGCTGACCGCTCCGGCCGCCGCCGGCGGCAGGGACGACGCCCCTTCACCGGGGGCGCCAAGAAGATCCTGGAGAAATCCCTTCGCGTCGCCCTCGGCCGGGGTGACCGCTTCATCGGGGAGGAGCACATCCTGCTGGCGCTGACGGCGAGCCCCGGGATCGTCGCCGATGCGCTCGCGGACCACGGTGCGACCTACGCGGCGGTGGAACGGGCGCTGTACGGGACCGGGGGAGAAGGCAGGGCCGAGGCCGGCTGA
- a CDS encoding helix-turn-helix domain-containing protein — protein sequence MTEATDLAARAGDRDPRVGLRAVAALRRLLEQLEAVQVRSARAQGWSWQEIAAELGVSRQAVHKKYGRR from the coding sequence ATGACGGAAGCAACGGATCTCGCCGCGCGCGCCGGTGACCGCGACCCGAGGGTCGGGCTGCGGGCCGTCGCCGCGCTGCGGCGGCTGCTGGAACAACTTGAGGCCGTCCAGGTCAGGAGCGCCCGTGCGCAGGGCTGGTCGTGGCAGGAGATCGCCGCCGAGCTGGGCGTCAGCCGGCAGGCCGTACACAAGAAGTACGGGAGGCGTTGA